One region of Gorilla gorilla gorilla isolate KB3781 chromosome 13, NHGRI_mGorGor1-v2.1_pri, whole genome shotgun sequence genomic DNA includes:
- the LOC134756889 gene encoding uncharacterized protein — translation MEMKLRRMLRKGGRGPWREARETLRGQPRRPAPREKVHVEWRWGDGWALGGGGAGLEVRPGLLLDPPGRRRGCSLHAGAFGSASAFQPGRLLPRRVTEPRTRSLSRAGLPRPGSFLPRPVAALSFPAARGAWALPARSSCVHFSFPGSPGSLSCRSLRLPPALRGTRAHTTQEAGEGRERWVLEAGVWCGCGVMCGVWCACVWCGACGVCVVCVWCGGVCVVCVVCVVCGVVWGMCVG, via the coding sequence ATGGAGATGAAACTGCGAAGAATGCTGAGAAAGGGCGGCCGGGGGCCTTGGAGGGAAGCTAGGGAAACGCTGCGGGGGCAGCCGAGGCGGCCGGCGCCCCGGGAGAAGGTGCATGTGGAGTGGCGCTGGGGGGACGGGTGGGCGCTGGGCGGCGGCGGCGCCGGCCTGGAGGTGCGGCCTGGGCTCCTTCTGGACCCGCCCGGCCGGCGCAGGGGCTGCAGCCTCCACGCGGGGGCCTTCGGTTCCGCCTCAGCTTTCCAGCCGGGCCGCCTTCTCCCACGGCGTGTGACTGAGCCGCGCACACGCAGCCTCTCCCGCGCCGGGCTGCCCCGGCCAGGGTCTTTCCTCCCTCGCCCAGTCGCTGCCCTCTCCTTTCCCGCAGCCCGCGGGGCCTGGGCTCTCCCTGCCCGCTCCTCCTGTGTCCACTTCAGCTTTCCCGGTTCCCCAGGCAGCCTGTCCTGCCGGTCACTCCGTCTCCCACCTGCTTTGCGGGGAACTAGAGCACACACCACACAGGAGGCGGGAGAGGGGCGCGAGAGGTGGGTGTTGGAGGCGGGGGTGTGGTGTGGCTGTggtgtgatgtgtggtgtgtggtgtgcgtgtgtgtggtgtggtgcatgtggggtgtgtgtagtgtgtgtgtggtgtggtggtgtgtgtgtggtgtgtgtggtgtgtgtagtgtgtggggtggtgtggggtatgtgtgtggggtag